One part of the Phacochoerus africanus isolate WHEZ1 chromosome 7, ROS_Pafr_v1, whole genome shotgun sequence genome encodes these proteins:
- the NUP50 gene encoding nuclear pore complex protein Nup50 isoform X3, with the protein MAKRIAEKELTDRNWDQEDEAEEVGTFSVASEEVLKNRAIKKAKRRNVGFESDSGGAFKGFKGLVVPSGGGGFSGFGNGAGGKPLEGLSNGSSVTAAPPFSSSRAATEAKTTFGSVAVNGPASSVDKKISNPKTNGDSQQPSASGLASSTACPGNAYHKQLAALNCSVRDWIVKHVNTNPLCDLTPIFKDYEKYLASIEQQHGNSGSSHSESEKNKIAVETQSPSLFGSKLQQESTFLFHGSTTEAASEKKMEPLSEKNKEPSLGAASASFNFGKKIDSSVLGSLNSGPLTGFSFSSGNSSLFGKDTTPSKPVSSPFSAKTLETRAEGGGNECRGGDEEENDEPPKVVVTEVKEEDAFYSKKQHPAQRSDSAQHAV; encoded by the exons GTGGGAACATTCTCAGTGGCCAGTGAGGAGGTCTTGAAGAATAGAGCCATAAAGAAAGCAAAACGTAGAAATGTTGGATTTGAA TCTGATAGTGGAGGGGCCTTTAAAGGTTTTAAAGGTTTGGTTGTACCTTCTGGAGGAGGCGGGTTTTCTGGATTTGGTAACGGTGCTGGAGGGAAGCCCTTGGAAGGCCTGTCAAACGGAAGCAGCGTGACTGCCGCCCCTCCCTTCTCCAGCTCGAGGGCGGCCACCGAGGCCAAGACCACCTTCG GCTCTGTTGCTGTGAATGGCCCTGCTTCCTCGGTTGATAAAAAGATTTCAAATCCTAAAACTAATGGTGACAGCCAGCAGCCCTCTGCCTCCGGCCTTGCCTCCAGCACAGCCTGCCCTGGGAATGCCTATCACAAGCAGTTGGCAGCCTTAAACTGCTCTGTTCGGGACTGGATCGTGAAGCACGTGAATACAAACCCGCTCTGCGATCTGACCCCCATCTTTAAAGACTATGAGAAATACTTAGCAAGCATCGAGCAGCAACATGGGAACAGTGGTAGCAGTCattctgaaagtgaaaaaaacaaaatagcagtTGAAACACAATCTCCTTCTCTCTTTGGTTCAAAATTACAGCAAGAGTCAACATTTTTGTTTCATGGCAGCACAACTGAAGCTGCATCAGAGAAGAAGATGGAGCCTCTGTCTGAAAAGAACAAGGAGCCATCACTAGGAGCAGCAAGTGCCTCATTTAATTTTGGCAAGAAAATCGATAGCTCTGTGTTGGGCTCCTTAAACTCTGGCCCATTAactggcttttcattttcttctggaaaCTCCAGTTTGTTTGGCAAAGATACTACCCCGAGTAAACCAGTTTCTTCACCATTTTCCGCTAAAACACTGGAGACCCGAGCAGAAGGTGGCGGGAACGAATGCAGAG gcgGAGATGAAGAGGAGAATGACGAGCCACCCAAAGTAGTGGTTACTGAAGTAAAAGAAGAAGATGCTTTTTACTCCAAGAA GCAACATCCTGCTCAACGTTCTGATTCCGCCCAACATGCCGTGTAG
- the NUP50 gene encoding nuclear pore complex protein Nup50 isoform X2 has product MAKRIAEKELTDRNWDQEDEAEESDSGGAFKGFKGLVVPSGGGGFSGFGNGAGGKPLEGLSNGSSVTAAPPFSSSRAATEAKTTFGSVAVNGPASSVDKKISNPKTNGDSQQPSASGLASSTACPGNAYHKQLAALNCSVRDWIVKHVNTNPLCDLTPIFKDYEKYLASIEQQHGNSGSSHSESEKNKIAVETQSPSLFGSKLQQESTFLFHGSTTEAASEKKMEPLSEKNKEPSLGAASASFNFGKKIDSSVLGSLNSGPLTGFSFSSGNSSLFGKDTTPSKPVSSPFSAKTLETRAEGGGNECRGGDEEENDEPPKVVVTEVKEEDAFYSKKCKLFYKKDNEFKEKGVGTLHLKHTANQKTQLLVRAETNLGNILLNVLIPPNMPCSRTGKNNVLVLLIPNPPVDATNASVPVTMLIRVKTSEDADELHKILLEKKDA; this is encoded by the exons TCTGATAGTGGAGGGGCCTTTAAAGGTTTTAAAGGTTTGGTTGTACCTTCTGGAGGAGGCGGGTTTTCTGGATTTGGTAACGGTGCTGGAGGGAAGCCCTTGGAAGGCCTGTCAAACGGAAGCAGCGTGACTGCCGCCCCTCCCTTCTCCAGCTCGAGGGCGGCCACCGAGGCCAAGACCACCTTCG GCTCTGTTGCTGTGAATGGCCCTGCTTCCTCGGTTGATAAAAAGATTTCAAATCCTAAAACTAATGGTGACAGCCAGCAGCCCTCTGCCTCCGGCCTTGCCTCCAGCACAGCCTGCCCTGGGAATGCCTATCACAAGCAGTTGGCAGCCTTAAACTGCTCTGTTCGGGACTGGATCGTGAAGCACGTGAATACAAACCCGCTCTGCGATCTGACCCCCATCTTTAAAGACTATGAGAAATACTTAGCAAGCATCGAGCAGCAACATGGGAACAGTGGTAGCAGTCattctgaaagtgaaaaaaacaaaatagcagtTGAAACACAATCTCCTTCTCTCTTTGGTTCAAAATTACAGCAAGAGTCAACATTTTTGTTTCATGGCAGCACAACTGAAGCTGCATCAGAGAAGAAGATGGAGCCTCTGTCTGAAAAGAACAAGGAGCCATCACTAGGAGCAGCAAGTGCCTCATTTAATTTTGGCAAGAAAATCGATAGCTCTGTGTTGGGCTCCTTAAACTCTGGCCCATTAactggcttttcattttcttctggaaaCTCCAGTTTGTTTGGCAAAGATACTACCCCGAGTAAACCAGTTTCTTCACCATTTTCCGCTAAAACACTGGAGACCCGAGCAGAAGGTGGCGGGAACGAATGCAGAG gcgGAGATGAAGAGGAGAATGACGAGCCACCCAAAGTAGTGGTTACTGAAGTAAAAGAAGAAGATGCTTTTTACTCCAAGAA gtGTAAACTATTTTACAAGAAAGACAATGAATTTAAAGAGAAAGGTGTGGGTACTCTGCATTTAAAACACACAGCCAATCAGAAGACACAACTTTTAGTGCGCGCAGAAACCAATTTAG GCAACATCCTGCTCAACGTTCTGATTCCGCCCAACATGCCGTGTAGCCGCACGGGGAAGAACAACGTGCTGGTCCTGCTCATTCCGAACCCACCCGTCGATGCCACAAACGCCTCCGTCCCGGTCACCATGTTAATTCGGGTGAAAACCAGCGAGGACGCAGATGAGTTGCACAAAATTTTACTGGAGAAGAAGGATGCCTGA
- the NUP50 gene encoding nuclear pore complex protein Nup50 isoform X1: MAKRIAEKELTDRNWDQEDEAEEVGTFSVASEEVLKNRAIKKAKRRNVGFESDSGGAFKGFKGLVVPSGGGGFSGFGNGAGGKPLEGLSNGSSVTAAPPFSSSRAATEAKTTFGSVAVNGPASSVDKKISNPKTNGDSQQPSASGLASSTACPGNAYHKQLAALNCSVRDWIVKHVNTNPLCDLTPIFKDYEKYLASIEQQHGNSGSSHSESEKNKIAVETQSPSLFGSKLQQESTFLFHGSTTEAASEKKMEPLSEKNKEPSLGAASASFNFGKKIDSSVLGSLNSGPLTGFSFSSGNSSLFGKDTTPSKPVSSPFSAKTLETRAEGGGNECRGGDEEENDEPPKVVVTEVKEEDAFYSKKCKLFYKKDNEFKEKGVGTLHLKHTANQKTQLLVRAETNLGNILLNVLIPPNMPCSRTGKNNVLVLLIPNPPVDATNASVPVTMLIRVKTSEDADELHKILLEKKDA, encoded by the exons GTGGGAACATTCTCAGTGGCCAGTGAGGAGGTCTTGAAGAATAGAGCCATAAAGAAAGCAAAACGTAGAAATGTTGGATTTGAA TCTGATAGTGGAGGGGCCTTTAAAGGTTTTAAAGGTTTGGTTGTACCTTCTGGAGGAGGCGGGTTTTCTGGATTTGGTAACGGTGCTGGAGGGAAGCCCTTGGAAGGCCTGTCAAACGGAAGCAGCGTGACTGCCGCCCCTCCCTTCTCCAGCTCGAGGGCGGCCACCGAGGCCAAGACCACCTTCG GCTCTGTTGCTGTGAATGGCCCTGCTTCCTCGGTTGATAAAAAGATTTCAAATCCTAAAACTAATGGTGACAGCCAGCAGCCCTCTGCCTCCGGCCTTGCCTCCAGCACAGCCTGCCCTGGGAATGCCTATCACAAGCAGTTGGCAGCCTTAAACTGCTCTGTTCGGGACTGGATCGTGAAGCACGTGAATACAAACCCGCTCTGCGATCTGACCCCCATCTTTAAAGACTATGAGAAATACTTAGCAAGCATCGAGCAGCAACATGGGAACAGTGGTAGCAGTCattctgaaagtgaaaaaaacaaaatagcagtTGAAACACAATCTCCTTCTCTCTTTGGTTCAAAATTACAGCAAGAGTCAACATTTTTGTTTCATGGCAGCACAACTGAAGCTGCATCAGAGAAGAAGATGGAGCCTCTGTCTGAAAAGAACAAGGAGCCATCACTAGGAGCAGCAAGTGCCTCATTTAATTTTGGCAAGAAAATCGATAGCTCTGTGTTGGGCTCCTTAAACTCTGGCCCATTAactggcttttcattttcttctggaaaCTCCAGTTTGTTTGGCAAAGATACTACCCCGAGTAAACCAGTTTCTTCACCATTTTCCGCTAAAACACTGGAGACCCGAGCAGAAGGTGGCGGGAACGAATGCAGAG gcgGAGATGAAGAGGAGAATGACGAGCCACCCAAAGTAGTGGTTACTGAAGTAAAAGAAGAAGATGCTTTTTACTCCAAGAA gtGTAAACTATTTTACAAGAAAGACAATGAATTTAAAGAGAAAGGTGTGGGTACTCTGCATTTAAAACACACAGCCAATCAGAAGACACAACTTTTAGTGCGCGCAGAAACCAATTTAG GCAACATCCTGCTCAACGTTCTGATTCCGCCCAACATGCCGTGTAGCCGCACGGGGAAGAACAACGTGCTGGTCCTGCTCATTCCGAACCCACCCGTCGATGCCACAAACGCCTCCGTCCCGGTCACCATGTTAATTCGGGTGAAAACCAGCGAGGACGCAGATGAGTTGCACAAAATTTTACTGGAGAAGAAGGATGCCTGA